In the genome of Primulina eburnea isolate SZY01 chromosome 13, ASM2296580v1, whole genome shotgun sequence, the window CAATTGTCTCTTAaaatttctctcaattttcattGACAAAATGTCTAACATCGACGTACTCTTATATTTTGGTGGTCATGTAGTTAGCGATAATGGATCGGTTGAATATAGCATTCCATTTGTTAGACCAATACGAGTATTACGATCTATTAATTTGATGGAGTTAGATGAAGTTGTGCATAAAATGTTAGCAATCGATCCAGCGAATTTTTCTCTGAAGATATCAACAAAGTATTCATTCATAGAGAGAGCATCTTGGCATGAAATTCAAGTCAATCTCGTTGATGACGATGCTTTACAGTTTATAATGCAATGTGACAATATGCATATTTTGCATCTGTAGGTTGAAgcaaattcaattgagcatcatgttgGATTTGATGATCCTGAATCCTACGTTCCACATGCATCCGATTCATGTTTCTATAACCAACTCGGTACGTCTACATATGGTGGTTTGCAGGAGAAAGAATCGTATGTTCCACAGGTTACTGAAGGACTCAGTAATATGAGTTCGATGATGTAAGTGGGCCTTGGGATCAATATATAAATGTTTAATCGGAACAAAATAATGCTCCATATTGGCCTAATCCAACATTAGATACGAGTGCTCGTTGTCCGGATCAGGCCAATAATGATGATATTTGGTGGACTGATATCGAACCCGATATGTTATACAGCGagtctgaagaagaagaagaagtgaaTGTTGATGATGAAGTGAATACTTTTACAAATCCTGATGAGGGGACATCATCTCGACAACCACCACGCGACACATTACAGAGGTAGACCGTACCATTTCTTTCAAACACTTCTGAAATGCCatcatttttcaataaattttttggGGAAGAGCCTCCTGATTTTGTCGATGTTCCTTGTGGAGTGCAATCAAGCTATTACAATCCGGATAGAGGTGAATTATCCGTTAATATGTTATTTAAAGATAAGAATGATCTTATTGCATCTGTGAAGGATTATTCAGTCAAAGTTGTCAGGCGTGAGTACCGTGTCGTGGATAGCACACGAAGTTTGAGGGAGTTACGTTGTAAAACTAATTCTTCTACGGTCAATTGTCGATGGGGACTTCGCGCTTCTTTGAAGGCCAAGACTGGTTAttggaaaataacaaaatatggcGGGCCTCACACATGTATATCTACCTCTGTTGGTATATACCATAAGAATTTGAGCAGTGATATGGTGGCACATACGCTCTTGGGATTTGTTCGTTGTGATCCTTCGTACGAGATTAAGTATATCATCGAAAATGTGAAAGATAAATATGGATATCAAATTTCGTACACGAAGGCATGGCGAAGTTTGAAACATGCTATGGAAATTGCTTATGGTACATGGGAGAGCTCCATTAAATTGCTTCCAAAATATATGTGTGCTTTGTCCAAATATAATCCGAGAACAACTGTGGAGTGGAAGCATCCAGAGTCAACACTGAAATTTGTAAGACACTGATCTATGTTTTCAGGGCATTCAGGCCGTGTGTTGATGGGTTTCGACATTGTCGGAAAATAATTAGTGTCGATGGTACACACTTGTATACCAAATACAAGCACAAAATGTTGATTGGTGTCACTCTGGATGCGAACAATCAGGTTCTACTGCTAGCATTTGCTATTGTGGATGAAGAAACAACAGATTCTTGGAAATGATTCTTGGAGAACCTAGGAAGACATGTTGTTCATGGTGAAAATGGTGTGTGTCTTATTCTGATAGGCATAAGGGAATCGTGCGAGCAACTGAAGATCTACCATCTTTTCAACCTCCTTACGGTGTGCATCGTTTTTGTAATTTGAGACATGTGTGTTCAAACTTCAACGCTAAATTCAAAGACGTGCATTTGAAAGATTTATGTTGGGCGGCAGGCACACAAAATCAAATCTGTAAGTTTAAAGCAATAATGGAGGCAATCAAACAAAAAACATTTTGGCGCACCGATATTTGGTTGGAATTGCTAAAGAAAAATGTAGTTTGGCTCATGACGGTGGTTGGCGTCGTGGGGTGATAACAACCAATATGTCGGAGTGTTTAAACAATGTGTTGAAGGATGCTCGTAGACTTCCTATATCTGCCATAGTTCACTTGACACTTTAGAGGTGTGCACAATATTTCATTGAACGTGTGACAAGAGGTATTCGTATGGTTCAGGAAAATCAGCTGTGGTCAGATTATTGAGACATGCCTGACT includes:
- the LOC140810340 gene encoding uncharacterized protein; this translates as MPSFFNKFFGEEPPDFVDVPCGVQSSYYNPDRGELSVNMLFKDKNDLIASVKDYSVKVVRREYRVVDSTRSLRELRCKTNSSTVNCRWGLRASLKAKTGYWKITKYGGPHTCISTSVGIYHKNLSSDMVAHTLLGFVRCDPSYEIKYIIENVKDKYGYQISYTKAWRSLKHAMEIAYGTWESSIKLLPKYMCALSKYNPRTTVEWKHPEAFRPCVDGFRHCRKIISVDGTHLYTKYKHKMLIGVTLDANNQVLLLAFAIVDEETTDSWK